The proteins below are encoded in one region of Sulfolobus sp. A20:
- a CDS encoding MFS transporter → MGKNYQNPFASLDSIKLSFNHIKVWYTSGMGFFTDAYDLFIISAILDVFKYLNSPNFPLNDFTTGLLASSALITAIIGQLVFGFLGDILGRKAIYGVEATLMAIGALLSALAPNIYWLIAFRSIMGLGIGGDYPISATIMSEYANVKDRGKLVALVFANQGLGSLAAVAVGIGATLAFPLDLSWRIMAGIGAIPALTVIYLRRKTPETPRYSLLAKGDAENAKKAAEFLGAKIENNKTVVSKPLSVKEFISKYWITLIGTAIPWFILDIAFYGTGIYSGTITQLILGKPSSLPNLILEQGLPYMVGFFGYFTAVALMDRLGRKLIQVQGFILMSVIYTIVALMLVVSGTKVTGLLVPAEIAFLIYAFSFFFIDFGPNTTTFVIPSEVYPTRARTTGHGISAASGKIGAAITTYLFPVLLSAIGLKNILFMLAIVSVIGAIVTIFTLPETKNRSLEEISNEELITVQADQRT, encoded by the coding sequence ATGGGCAAAAATTACCAAAATCCCTTTGCTTCTTTAGATTCCATAAAGCTTTCCTTTAACCACATAAAGGTTTGGTACACATCCGGTATGGGGTTTTTTACTGATGCTTACGATCTTTTCATAATTAGTGCAATTTTAGATGTTTTTAAATACTTAAATAGTCCTAATTTTCCATTAAATGACTTTACAACTGGTTTGTTGGCTTCCTCGGCTTTAATTACTGCGATCATAGGTCAATTGGTATTTGGTTTTTTGGGCGATATTTTAGGGAGGAAGGCGATATACGGAGTAGAAGCGACATTAATGGCTATAGGTGCTTTGTTATCGGCATTAGCTCCTAATATATATTGGCTAATTGCATTTCGGTCTATAATGGGATTAGGAATAGGAGGAGATTATCCAATTTCTGCAACAATAATGAGTGAGTACGCTAACGTTAAAGACAGAGGAAAATTAGTTGCCTTGGTTTTCGCTAATCAAGGATTGGGTTCGTTAGCAGCTGTGGCAGTTGGAATAGGAGCCACGTTGGCTTTTCCGTTAGATCTGTCTTGGAGAATTATGGCTGGTATAGGTGCAATTCCAGCTTTGACAGTAATATATCTGAGGAGGAAAACACCTGAAACTCCTAGATATTCTTTACTGGCTAAAGGAGATGCGGAAAACGCTAAGAAGGCTGCAGAATTCTTAGGTGCAAAAATAGAAAATAACAAAACTGTAGTATCGAAGCCCTTATCGGTTAAAGAGTTTATCTCTAAATACTGGATCACTTTAATCGGTACTGCAATTCCATGGTTTATATTAGATATAGCGTTTTATGGCACTGGAATTTACTCAGGTACAATAACTCAGTTAATATTAGGTAAGCCATCTTCTTTGCCTAATCTTATTTTAGAACAAGGACTACCATACATGGTCGGGTTTTTTGGGTATTTTACAGCAGTAGCTTTGATGGATAGATTGGGAAGGAAGCTAATACAAGTTCAAGGGTTTATACTAATGAGTGTAATCTACACGATTGTAGCTCTCATGCTAGTCGTAAGCGGGACTAAAGTCACTGGATTACTAGTACCGGCAGAAATAGCTTTCTTAATATACGCCTTTTCGTTCTTCTTTATAGACTTTGGCCCTAATACTACTACTTTTGTAATACCATCTGAGGTATATCCAACTAGGGCGAGAACTACTGGCCATGGAATTAGTGCTGCATCCGGTAAGATAGGCGCCGCCATAACTACTTATCTATTCCCCGTACTGCTCAGCGCAATTGGTCTTAAGAACATTTTATTTATGCTAGCGATCGTGTCTGTTATTGGAGCAATAGTTACAATATTTACACTTCCCGAAACTAAGAACAGAAGTTTAGAAGAGATAAGTAATGAGGAACTAATAACCGTACAAGCTGATCAAAGGACTTAA
- a CDS encoding CBS domain-containing protein — protein sequence MNVGDLINKEPISASNRASIREVAQIMKKENISSVIITSDAKPIGIVTERDIVRAVADGLSYDSPIETIMTKGLIMVTPDKDVTEALLIMYQNNIRHLVVINEKGNLLGVVSIRDVARALNLMAIDLSFW from the coding sequence ATGAATGTAGGTGATCTAATAAATAAAGAGCCTATTTCTGCTAGTAATAGGGCTAGTATTAGAGAGGTAGCTCAAATAATGAAGAAGGAAAACATAAGTTCAGTAATTATAACTTCTGATGCTAAACCTATCGGAATAGTTACTGAAAGAGATATAGTTAGAGCGGTTGCTGATGGACTATCTTATGATAGTCCAATTGAGACTATTATGACAAAAGGATTAATAATGGTAACCCCTGATAAGGATGTTACGGAAGCATTGTTAATAATGTACCAAAATAATATTAGGCATTTGGTTGTTATTAACGAGAAAGGAAACTTATTAGGAGTTGTATCGATAAGGGATGTAGCTAGAGCGTTAAATTTGATGGCTATTGATCTATCATTTTGGTGA
- the tsaA gene encoding tRNA (N6-threonylcarbamoyladenosine(37)-N6)-methyltransferase TrmO: protein MQVCFKYIGFIRRTDNTASREFPVEIYINEEYSEGLKGIEEFSHIIVIYHLHLTQFDGRLLREKSGVKVGVFATRSQNRPNPIGISIAELIQRKDNILIAKGINAYNGTPVLDLKPYDKWDSVTDIRVPAWHDIR, encoded by the coding sequence ATGCAAGTTTGCTTTAAATATATAGGTTTCATAAGGAGGACAGATAATACGGCATCTAGAGAATTTCCGGTAGAAATCTATATTAATGAAGAATATAGTGAAGGTCTTAAGGGAATAGAAGAATTCTCACATATTATAGTAATATATCATCTACACTTAACACAATTTGATGGAAGATTGTTAAGGGAAAAATCTGGCGTTAAAGTAGGTGTTTTTGCAACGAGGTCTCAAAATAGACCAAATCCTATTGGAATATCGATAGCTGAGCTTATACAGAGAAAGGATAACATATTAATCGCAAAGGGCATTAACGCATATAACGGAACGCCCGTATTAGACTTGAAACCTTACGATAAATGGGATAGTGTAACTGATATAAGAGTACCAGCATGGCATGATATAAGATAA
- a CDS encoding ABC transporter ATP-binding protein, with product MIEVNNLTKIYRDGTKALDNVSFITNARVITLLGRNGAGKTTLTRILSTQLLPTSGIARVEGYDVVRDVRKVRKIIASIPQEAKPVGIASPFEHLVMYLTARGYSIKESEEVSRKVLKEVGLWEVKDKPSDELSGGMKRKIFVAMALASNAEVVLLDEPTTGLDPYSRLEVWSILKSIKSKLVLTTHYMEEAEELSNEVILLNKGKLIAIGSIEDLLSKFKDKVRVEGTGDIKVGNLRIQYVERDKAIDFVGKYVVKPITLEDLFIIYSGESLEE from the coding sequence ATGATAGAAGTTAATAATCTTACAAAGATTTATAGGGATGGTACTAAGGCTCTTGATAATGTGAGTTTTATTACTAATGCTAGAGTGATCACTCTGTTAGGGAGAAACGGTGCAGGGAAGACTACGCTAACGAGAATATTATCGACGCAGCTACTTCCAACTAGTGGTATAGCGAGAGTAGAGGGTTATGATGTAGTTAGGGATGTAAGAAAAGTGAGAAAAATTATAGCATCAATTCCACAAGAGGCTAAACCGGTTGGTATTGCAAGTCCTTTTGAACATTTAGTAATGTATTTAACTGCTCGGGGATATTCTATTAAGGAATCAGAAGAAGTTTCAAGGAAAGTTCTCAAAGAGGTAGGGTTGTGGGAAGTTAAGGATAAGCCGAGTGATGAGTTATCTGGTGGAATGAAAAGGAAGATTTTTGTAGCCATGGCATTAGCGTCGAATGCTGAAGTAGTACTGCTTGATGAACCGACTACAGGTTTAGATCCTTATTCTAGGTTAGAAGTATGGTCTATTTTAAAGAGTATTAAAAGTAAGCTAGTGTTAACGACTCACTATATGGAGGAGGCTGAGGAGCTATCCAATGAGGTAATTCTTCTTAACAAGGGAAAATTAATCGCTATAGGTTCTATAGAGGATTTATTATCAAAATTCAAAGATAAGGTTAGGGTAGAGGGTACTGGAGATATTAAGGTGGGTAATTTGCGTATACAATACGTTGAAAGGGATAAGGCTATTGATTTCGTTGGAAAATACGTGGTTAAGCCTATAACTTTAGAGGATCTATTCATAATTTATAGCGGTGAGAGTCTTGAAGAGTAA
- a CDS encoding ABC transporter permease: protein MRVLKSKFLFAFTIFYGYSSIKRGFIYVLTYLSIPLAELFLIYIITHGTFVKFAIIGGLISVMANNGFSSIGDFVFLRLESRLQDLLVATQIGPSDYIIGLMLANLLYTLPGIALYVILSIVYKVINLMNFFPLLVTMILLLFTTSSIGFFLASLVPHTRYGWGLAGLLSSILTIVPPVFYPYTFLPKNVYLALLPIPTTASAIFAQGITGLINVNQNMLYISFIILFIEAIIFLSLSVRFSRWREI, encoded by the coding sequence GTGAGAGTCTTGAAGAGTAAATTCTTGTTTGCCTTTACAATCTTTTACGGATACTCTTCAATAAAAAGAGGTTTCATCTACGTTTTAACCTATTTAAGTATACCACTAGCTGAACTATTTCTGATTTACATTATAACCCATGGAACGTTTGTCAAATTCGCCATTATCGGGGGTCTCATAAGTGTAATGGCTAACAATGGTTTCTCTTCGATTGGGGACTTCGTTTTCCTAAGGCTAGAAAGTAGATTACAAGATTTGTTAGTAGCTACCCAAATAGGGCCTAGCGATTATATTATAGGTCTAATGTTGGCTAATTTACTATATACTTTGCCCGGAATCGCACTATATGTTATACTTTCAATAGTCTATAAGGTAATTAATTTAATGAACTTCTTTCCACTTCTAGTTACAATGATACTACTGCTCTTCACTACTTCTTCAATAGGTTTTTTCCTAGCCAGTCTAGTACCTCATACGAGGTATGGTTGGGGTCTAGCAGGTTTATTATCGAGTATATTAACTATCGTACCTCCAGTTTTCTATCCTTACACTTTTTTACCAAAAAACGTTTACTTAGCTTTGTTACCGATACCTACTACTGCGTCGGCTATTTTTGCTCAAGGGATAACTGGGCTCATAAACGTTAATCAAAATATGCTATATATCTCGTTTATAATCTTGTTCATTGAAGCAATCATTTTCCTTTCGCTATCGGTAAGATTTAGTAGATGGCGTGAAATCTAA
- a CDS encoding CoA pyrophosphatase codes for MDVKKLLTLNLVDDKDCDASVVVLIAKGEYVLVIKRTSNPKDPWSGQMALPGGRREPNETSLQTAIRECEEEVGITPDIKSTLGIFSPNNVKLRVRAYIALTDEIIEPKPNPAEVEKAFWIHETEFIRRDNAFYYGQYRIWGMTYRILSKLFEISGVKV; via the coding sequence GTGGACGTCAAAAAGCTTCTTACTCTTAACTTAGTTGATGATAAAGACTGCGATGCTTCAGTAGTAGTATTAATTGCTAAGGGAGAATATGTACTAGTAATTAAACGTACTAGTAATCCTAAAGATCCTTGGTCAGGGCAAATGGCTTTACCGGGAGGAAGGAGAGAGCCTAATGAAACATCCTTACAGACGGCTATAAGAGAGTGTGAAGAAGAAGTTGGAATAACTCCTGATATTAAATCGACTTTAGGTATTTTCTCTCCTAACAACGTTAAATTGAGAGTTAGGGCATATATAGCTTTGACGGACGAAATAATAGAACCTAAGCCTAATCCAGCTGAAGTAGAAAAAGCTTTTTGGATTCACGAAACTGAATTCATAAGAAGAGATAACGCGTTTTATTATGGACAATATAGGATTTGGGGTATGACTTATAGAATACTCTCTAAACTATTTGAGATATCGGGGGTAAAAGTTTGA
- a CDS encoding FAD-binding oxidoreductase — protein sequence MDWIDKLGKITKTYEGNNTTHVKWNVTVIPKAYEEVKEIINLANKEKLSIYPYCFNSHHIGPQIKVDIGLNLSNFNQILEISEEDLYVTSQSCIKVEELFSLLRAKGLFLPALFEGSLGGLLGTNFPTIFSSFYGYPKNLVLMAKIITGDGIIVKSGGKTAKFSSGYKLHKVISGSLGWLGIYLETTLKLYPSPETIVTIKTNNVELMSKYRPVSIIYERNERNEESSYVLFLGFNKVIRDIEKELGAKAEERLYRLNYEGDNVISIHVTRGKEIEEIKKVYNYVKVERANCILGTGYCRLIVKDFNHIDELRRNVNGYVVVERGEYSGDYWGFKSETMKKLKQALDPSNILSPNLF from the coding sequence GTGGACTGGATCGATAAATTAGGAAAGATAACAAAGACGTATGAAGGTAATAACACAACCCACGTCAAGTGGAATGTTACAGTAATTCCTAAAGCTTATGAGGAAGTAAAGGAAATTATTAATTTAGCTAATAAGGAAAAACTAAGCATATATCCTTATTGCTTTAATAGTCACCATATTGGTCCTCAAATCAAGGTTGATATAGGCTTAAATCTATCTAACTTCAATCAGATTTTGGAGATATCAGAGGAGGATTTATACGTCACTTCACAAAGCTGTATAAAAGTTGAGGAACTATTTAGTCTACTAAGAGCTAAAGGGTTGTTCCTTCCTGCGTTATTTGAAGGGTCTTTAGGAGGTTTATTAGGAACTAATTTTCCAACTATTTTTTCCTCTTTTTACGGGTATCCTAAAAATTTAGTGTTAATGGCAAAGATAATTACGGGCGATGGGATAATAGTGAAGAGTGGAGGTAAGACAGCAAAATTCTCCTCAGGATATAAGTTACACAAAGTTATTTCCGGATCGTTAGGATGGTTAGGTATTTATTTAGAAACTACATTAAAGCTATATCCATCGCCAGAAACTATAGTAACTATTAAAACTAATAACGTTGAATTAATGAGTAAATATAGACCGGTTTCAATTATATACGAAAGGAACGAGAGAAATGAGGAAAGTTCATATGTGCTTTTTTTAGGTTTCAATAAGGTAATTAGAGATATTGAGAAAGAGCTAGGGGCTAAAGCTGAAGAGCGCTTGTATAGATTAAATTATGAAGGGGATAATGTAATATCTATACATGTAACTAGGGGAAAAGAGATCGAGGAGATAAAGAAAGTTTACAATTATGTGAAAGTTGAGAGAGCTAATTGCATCTTAGGTACTGGTTACTGTAGACTTATTGTTAAGGATTTCAACCATATAGATGAGTTGAGGAGGAACGTAAACGGATATGTCGTAGTAGAAAGAGGAGAATACAGTGGTGATTACTGGGGGTTTAAGAGTGAAACTATGAAAAAGCTAAAGCAGGCATTGGATCCTAGCAATATACTATCTCCTAATCTTTTCTAG
- a CDS encoding FAD-binding oxidoreductase translates to MLLQKLKEIVGDQWVIEDENVKLFSYPAFIPLKVEPKAVILPGNEEEVINVVNLLNENNVKYLIRGSGTSLSGSTTPTQGEIVVSLTRLNKIYSVNGYEVEVGPGVANFMINKVLSNTNLFYAPDPSSYVVSSIGGNISHDSGGMHTPKYGTTFDSVIKLKVLLTDGTVEEIGGANFFDPTSIFVGAEGTLGVILRATLRLFPKPESSKTIMAAFNSVEDAAKAVVNVYKSGVTPSAMEFLDKNSIIAIENTQYKANYPIVDAILLIELDGYSKSVEEEEEKVINAIRNSAGEIYIPKNEEEKNRWWLGRKGAFPSFAYYSPAYLTLDANVPRSKLPVILRYTYEIGKKYNLPVANSFHAGDGTLHPLIGFDPKSVENTLNAIRAGEEITKLAIKLGGVPSGEHGIGVEKIKFMRYYYSEDDLKVMRRIKRTFDPKGILNKCKLIPPDKTEICNVVNPIHNHLLFESD, encoded by the coding sequence ATGCTTCTACAAAAGCTAAAAGAGATCGTTGGAGATCAGTGGGTAATTGAGGACGAAAATGTTAAGTTATTCTCATATCCAGCTTTTATCCCTCTAAAGGTAGAACCTAAAGCTGTTATATTACCCGGTAATGAAGAAGAAGTAATAAATGTTGTAAACCTATTAAATGAGAATAATGTTAAATATTTGATAAGGGGATCTGGGACTAGTTTAAGCGGTTCTACTACACCAACTCAAGGAGAAATAGTTGTTTCTTTAACTAGGTTAAATAAGATTTATAGTGTAAATGGATACGAAGTAGAGGTAGGTCCGGGAGTAGCTAATTTCATGATAAATAAGGTTTTATCTAACACTAATTTATTTTATGCCCCTGACCCTTCAAGCTATGTGGTTTCTTCTATAGGTGGAAATATAAGCCACGATTCTGGAGGGATGCATACTCCTAAGTATGGTACGACTTTTGATAGTGTGATTAAGTTGAAGGTACTGCTTACTGATGGAACAGTGGAGGAGATAGGTGGAGCTAATTTCTTTGATCCCACTTCAATTTTTGTAGGAGCAGAGGGGACTTTAGGAGTTATTTTAAGGGCAACATTAAGGTTATTCCCTAAACCTGAGTCCAGCAAAACTATAATGGCGGCATTCAACTCAGTAGAAGATGCAGCTAAGGCTGTTGTAAATGTATATAAGAGTGGAGTAACCCCCTCAGCTATGGAGTTTTTAGATAAAAATTCAATTATCGCTATTGAAAACACACAGTATAAGGCAAATTATCCAATCGTAGATGCTATACTTTTGATTGAGCTCGATGGGTATTCAAAAAGTGTAGAGGAGGAAGAAGAAAAAGTCATTAATGCGATTAGGAATTCTGCAGGAGAAATTTACATTCCAAAAAACGAGGAGGAAAAGAATAGATGGTGGTTAGGAAGGAAGGGAGCCTTCCCTTCTTTTGCGTATTATTCACCAGCATATTTGACTTTAGACGCAAACGTTCCTAGGTCTAAATTACCAGTTATCTTAAGATACACTTATGAGATAGGCAAGAAATACAATCTGCCAGTAGCTAATAGCTTTCATGCTGGAGATGGCACTTTACATCCTCTAATAGGTTTTGATCCTAAGAGTGTAGAAAATACTCTTAACGCAATAAGGGCTGGGGAGGAAATTACTAAGTTAGCTATAAAGTTAGGTGGGGTTCCTAGTGGAGAACATGGGATAGGTGTTGAGAAGATTAAGTTTATGAGGTATTATTATTCAGAAGACGATCTGAAAGTTATGAGAAGAATCAAGAGAACTTTTGATCCCAAGGGGATTTTAAATAAATGTAAGCTTATCCCACCCGATAAAACTGAGATATGTAACGTAGTTAATCCAATTCATAATCATTTATTATTTGAGAGTGATTAA
- a CDS encoding (Fe-S)-binding protein: MMQSLKLTEMCTHCGFCLETCPTYVVTRNEVHSPRGRIEAVRAGINSIGFQTCMYCRLCETACPAGVKYGQIIVPYRKSDIKQTIIEKMLENPSIFSRVLKTMNRIDHPDIRRFMEFVGNVEVNSPLEGQKGEGKEEIILFPGCIESIFFRRTVEKAFNYLSKYYKVKIINGCCGLAHISNGNYKGAENLAKKLHEKIKDKKIVLLQSNCSAFMKEYSELFGINLHVYDFSEFIVKENLEVPRREGVFTIHYPCHAYRQKLTRYIKEVSEKMGLEIREMEDPFFECGAGGDYWLTHPKLSDMVRSVKREKIEKSGVRRVIATNSICALSIRSMGFDVFHIADFL, encoded by the coding sequence ATAATGCAATCTTTAAAACTGACTGAGATGTGCACTCACTGTGGTTTTTGCTTGGAAACTTGTCCTACCTATGTGGTTACTAGAAATGAGGTTCATTCGCCTAGAGGCAGAATAGAGGCTGTAAGAGCAGGAATAAATAGCATAGGCTTTCAGACCTGCATGTATTGTAGGTTATGCGAAACAGCTTGCCCTGCTGGTGTTAAATACGGACAAATAATAGTACCTTATAGGAAAAGCGATATAAAACAAACAATAATAGAAAAAATGTTAGAAAACCCATCTATATTTTCTAGAGTTTTAAAAACTATGAATAGAATTGATCACCCAGATATAAGGAGATTTATGGAGTTTGTAGGTAATGTTGAGGTTAATTCGCCTCTTGAAGGCCAGAAAGGAGAAGGAAAAGAAGAGATAATATTATTTCCAGGCTGTATAGAGTCTATTTTCTTTAGAAGGACTGTTGAGAAAGCTTTCAATTACTTAAGTAAATACTACAAGGTGAAAATCATCAATGGATGTTGTGGATTAGCCCACATAAGTAATGGGAACTATAAGGGAGCAGAGAACTTGGCTAAGAAGCTCCATGAGAAGATTAAGGATAAGAAAATTGTACTTCTTCAATCTAATTGCTCAGCGTTCATGAAAGAATATAGTGAATTATTTGGCATTAATCTACACGTTTATGACTTCTCAGAATTCATTGTTAAAGAGAATTTGGAAGTTCCAAGGAGAGAGGGAGTTTTTACTATTCATTACCCATGTCATGCGTATAGGCAGAAGCTAACCAGATATATTAAGGAGGTTTCTGAGAAAATGGGGCTAGAAATAAGGGAGATGGAAGATCCCTTCTTTGAGTGTGGAGCTGGTGGTGATTACTGGTTGACCCATCCTAAACTCTCTGATATGGTGAGAAGTGTAAAGAGAGAAAAGATAGAGAAAAGTGGTGTGAGGAGAGTTATAGCTACAAATAGTATTTGTGCCCTATCTATTAGGTCAATGGGATTTGACGTATTTCATATAGCAGACTTCTTGTAG
- a CDS encoding biotin/lipoate A/B protein ligase family protein → MLRVIIDAVRDPQYNMAIDEAIMRSRKNVNYDTLRLYMWSPSGVSLGRAQSAERTVNLNAIKELGYKLVRRPTGGGALLHPENYEITYSVVLSLEHKIGKLSVDESASEIAKGILNALTILGRDVRIKGLGDREKHNLCYLRSGSSDVIIDGRKISGSAQVRDDKALLQHGTLLLNFEPDTWLKVIKMQGVTPEFLKSRIAGLYEYVDASISQVTNALIEGFAKALNEEVFFGSITPAEMELSHQLYKIKYSTDKWNLLGTEGMPSS, encoded by the coding sequence ATGTTAAGGGTAATAATTGATGCGGTTAGGGATCCACAATACAACATGGCTATTGATGAAGCTATAATGAGATCTCGTAAAAACGTTAATTATGATACGTTAAGACTATATATGTGGTCTCCTTCTGGAGTTAGTTTAGGAAGAGCACAGAGTGCTGAAAGAACAGTAAACTTGAATGCCATAAAGGAGTTGGGCTATAAACTGGTTAGAAGACCTACTGGAGGAGGTGCTTTATTACATCCAGAAAATTATGAGATCACATATAGTGTAGTACTTTCCTTAGAGCATAAGATAGGAAAGTTGAGTGTAGATGAATCAGCCTCAGAAATAGCTAAGGGAATACTTAATGCTTTAACTATCTTGGGCAGAGATGTTAGAATAAAAGGATTAGGGGATAGGGAAAAACATAACTTATGTTATCTTAGGAGCGGTTCAAGTGATGTGATAATAGATGGGAGAAAGATTTCTGGCTCAGCTCAAGTAAGGGATGATAAGGCACTACTCCAACATGGAACACTCCTTCTAAATTTTGAACCAGACACATGGTTAAAAGTAATTAAAATGCAAGGCGTGACTCCCGAGTTCTTAAAAAGCAGAATAGCAGGACTTTATGAATACGTAGATGCTAGTATAAGTCAAGTAACTAACGCGTTAATAGAAGGATTTGCCAAGGCACTAAATGAAGAAGTGTTTTTCGGAAGTATTACCCCAGCAGAAATGGAATTATCGCACCAACTGTATAAGATAAAATACTCAACTGATAAGTGGAACTTACTAGGAACGGAAGGAATGCCTAGCTCTTAA
- the lipA gene encoding lipoyl synthase: protein MKTKIMVNENENFKRISSIVVRNGINTVCEEALCPNILECWGSGTATFMIMGNICTRGCRFCYVIKGKPEKLDENEPNKIANAVKEMGLDYVVITSVDRDDLPDGGAHHFANVIRKVREVNPNVIIEVLTPDFRGNVEAVNHVISAGVDVFAHNVETVKRLTPIVRDPRASYEQSLRVLAYVKNVIKKSSILLGFGETLEEIIQTMKDLRDVGVHILVLSQYMRPSKKQLEVKKYYTVEEFKKLEEIAYSLGFSAVISLPLARTSYKAKEAYLKVIRDVKGNN, encoded by the coding sequence ATGAAAACTAAAATAATGGTAAATGAAAATGAAAACTTCAAGAGAATATCGAGTATCGTAGTTAGAAATGGAATAAATACAGTCTGTGAAGAGGCCTTATGCCCTAATATCTTAGAGTGTTGGGGATCTGGCACCGCAACTTTCATGATAATGGGTAATATTTGTACTAGAGGATGTAGATTTTGTTACGTAATTAAAGGTAAGCCAGAGAAATTAGATGAGAACGAACCAAACAAAATAGCTAACGCGGTAAAGGAAATGGGATTAGACTATGTAGTAATCACAAGCGTGGATAGAGATGATTTGCCAGATGGCGGAGCTCATCACTTCGCCAACGTTATCAGAAAAGTCAGAGAGGTAAACCCTAACGTAATAATTGAAGTACTTACACCCGACTTTAGGGGAAATGTTGAAGCTGTAAACCATGTAATAAGTGCGGGTGTAGACGTTTTCGCTCATAATGTTGAGACCGTGAAAAGACTAACACCAATTGTTAGAGATCCTAGAGCTTCTTATGAACAAAGCCTTAGAGTATTAGCATATGTTAAAAACGTTATCAAAAAATCTTCAATCTTATTGGGTTTCGGAGAGACGTTAGAGGAAATAATTCAAACAATGAAGGATTTAAGGGATGTCGGAGTTCATATTCTAGTCTTGTCACAGTACATGAGACCTAGCAAAAAACAATTAGAAGTTAAGAAGTATTACACGGTAGAGGAATTCAAAAAACTTGAAGAAATAGCTTACTCACTAGGGTTTTCGGCTGTAATATCGTTACCATTAGCTAGAACTTCCTATAAAGCAAAGGAAGCTTATTTGAAGGTGATAAGAGATGTTAAGGGTAATAATTGA
- a CDS encoding lipoyl domain-containing protein encodes MRTEIKVPEDIWPRRRDWEGEVVSVYIKDGDHVNENDIVAEIEIEKVVLKIVSKVSGKIVRVEVKEGDKVKPGSTIAVVEAI; translated from the coding sequence GTGAGGACAGAAATAAAAGTCCCTGAAGATATATGGCCTAGAAGGAGAGACTGGGAAGGTGAGGTAGTATCGGTTTACATAAAAGATGGTGATCATGTAAATGAAAACGATATCGTAGCTGAAATAGAAATAGAGAAAGTTGTTTTAAAAATTGTCTCTAAGGTTAGTGGAAAAATTGTTAGAGTTGAAGTTAAGGAAGGAGACAAAGTAAAGCCTGGTTCTACGATAGCGGTAGTAGAGGCAATATGA
- a CDS encoding biotin/lipoate A/B protein ligase family protein — MKLRVILTEILEDPYLNLAIDEALLIKNDLVLRIWRNNMSVVLGILSRVNDEINLEYITEKNIPLLRRISGGGSVYHDMGNINYTIIVSRNLNEKVYGIDFLYKKLLNGTINAIELLTNSSPVEVHNESDITFLGYKISGNAGYILSEKYMLHGTLLVSADLSVLYKALIIPPRNLKKSDKIDMVKYKVNNLSSLLNRTIFFDEVVKAFIKGFEDLLGVESYLDEITNEELEIAERLAKEKYSNKGFIFKR, encoded by the coding sequence ATGAAATTACGTGTAATACTTACAGAAATTCTCGAAGACCCTTATCTTAACCTAGCGATAGATGAGGCCCTTCTTATCAAAAATGACTTGGTATTGAGAATATGGAGGAATAATATGAGTGTAGTTTTAGGTATTCTTTCTAGAGTTAATGATGAAATTAATTTAGAGTATATAACAGAGAAAAACATACCACTCCTAAGAAGGATATCTGGTGGAGGCTCAGTATATCATGATATGGGAAACATAAACTATACAATAATAGTTTCAAGGAACTTGAATGAAAAGGTATATGGAATAGATTTTCTATATAAAAAACTTTTGAATGGAACTATAAATGCAATAGAACTTCTAACCAATTCTAGTCCAGTTGAAGTTCACAACGAGAGCGATATAACGTTCCTAGGATATAAGATTTCTGGTAATGCGGGTTATATACTTTCTGAGAAATACATGCTTCACGGGACACTCTTAGTTTCTGCGGACTTATCGGTATTGTATAAGGCATTAATAATTCCCCCTAGAAATTTGAAAAAAAGTGATAAAATTGATATGGTCAAGTATAAGGTAAATAATCTTTCATCACTACTTAATAGAACTATATTTTTCGATGAAGTTGTTAAAGCATTCATAAAGGGGTTTGAGGATCTCTTAGGTGTGGAAAGTTATCTAGATGAAATAACGAATGAGGAATTAGAAATTGCCGAGAGGCTTGCTAAAGAAAAATACTCAAATAAAGGCTTTATATTTAAGAGATGA